Part of the Tetragenococcus koreensis genome, CCATTGGTGTTTCTAACTTCGAACAAGAAGACCTTGAAAACATTCTCGAAAATGGGACTATAAAACCAATGGTCAACCAGGTCCTTGCACATGTAAGTAATACACCTTTTGATTTAATTCAATATTGTCAAAAACATGACATTTTAGTTGAAGCTTATTCTCCAGTTGCCCATGGTGAAATACTAAATAATCAACAAATCAAAGAATTAGCAGAAAAGTATAACGTAAGTACGGCTCAATTGAGTATTCGTTATTGTTTACAATTAGGTTTATTACCATTACCTAAGTCAGAAAATCCAGATCATATACGCAGTAACGCTGAGTTAGATTTTGAGATCTCTGCAGAAGACTTGAATAAACTAAAACAAATGGAACGTATTAAAGATTATGGAGATGCTAGTTCTTTCCCTGTATTTGATCAAGGTTAAAAAGTCATTTACTGGTTAAGTTAGAAAGGAGCATTTTTATGAGTGGATGGAAACAAGAAGAACTTGATGCTATTGCTAAAGATGACAATTTGTATATATCTATCCCAAACGCTGATGGTTCAATGCATAAACCTACTTGGATTTGGATTGCACAAGCTGGAGATGATTTGTACTGTCGTGGCTACGCTGGTACAGATGCGCGCTGGCATCAATCAGCCAAAAGAGAAGGAAAGGGTCATATTTCTGTCGGCGGAGTAGAAAAAGACGTTCGTTTTGAATTCCCTACTGATAAAGAAACCAATGATCAGGTGGACGAAGGTTACCGTCAAAAATATGGAAATAGTTCTTATCTAAGTCCAATGATCACTGAAAAAGCACGGCAAGCCACTGTTCGGCTTATACCGGCTAATTAATAACTTAAAGAGCTTCTAATGACAAAAGCTTCTTACCAGAGTAAATAAAACTGGTAAGAAGCTTTTTTAGGTGTTTAACAATAATTGATCATCTTTTAATTTTGTTCCGCTATTTTGCTGGAAGAGATCCATCAATTGACCCACTGTAAGGTTTTCCTTTTCTTTTCCGGAAAGATCGACGACAATTCTTCCTTGATGTAACATAATCAATCGAGTCCCATATTGGAGGGCGTTTTCCATATCATGGGTTACCATAAATGCGGTTAATT contains:
- a CDS encoding DUF2255 family protein; its protein translation is MSGWKQEELDAIAKDDNLYISIPNADGSMHKPTWIWIAQAGDDLYCRGYAGTDARWHQSAKREGKGHISVGGVEKDVRFEFPTDKETNDQVDEGYRQKYGNSSYLSPMITEKARQATVRLIPAN